One genomic window of Glycine soja cultivar W05 chromosome 9, ASM419377v2, whole genome shotgun sequence includes the following:
- the LOC114367177 gene encoding heavy metal-associated isoprenylated plant protein 22-like translates to MGVLDYISEFFSVSPATGKKRKAMQTVEIKVKMDCDGCERRVRNSVVHMKGVKQVEVNRKQSKVTVTGYVDRNRVLKKVQSTGKRADFWPYIPYNLVAYPYVAQAYDKKAPSGYVKNAAQALPASNSLDEKLTSLFSDENPNACSIM, encoded by the exons ATGGGAGTTCTTGATTATATTTCAGAATTTTTCTCAGTGTCACCTGCCACTGGAAAGAAACGCAAAGCAATGCAG ACAGTGGAAATCAAAGTGAAAATGGACTGTGATGGCTGTGAAAGAAGAGTTAGAAATTCCGTTGTCCACATGAAAG GTGTGAAGCAAGTAGAGGTGAACAGAAAGCAAAGCAAGGTAACTGTTACAGGTTATGTGGACCGAAACAGGGTCCTAAAGAAAGTGCAGAGCACAGGAAAAAGAGCAGATTTTTGGCCATATATTCCTTACAACTTGGTGGCTTATCCTTATGTGGCACAGGCTTATGACAAAAAGGCACCATCAGGGTATGTGAAAAACGCTGCACAAGCACTACCTGCCTCTAACTCACTCGATGAGAAACTCACCTCTCTCTTCAGTGATGAAAACCCCAATGCATGTTCAATCATGTAA